atcttgGTTTCAGTGGCAAATTCCTATTCGTTTTGTAAGACATATCGGCtcgattaatttgaaaaattttcattcagtTTGACTCAACTTGATTAAACACTCACCCCTACtcattaaagaaacaaaatttgcTCTTTTTGTGTGTATTGTTTATAGGTTGttgcaataaaaaaaatggaccTTCCAGCATTCAAAGAAGCAGAAGGCGAACGTGAATTTCGTGTGGAAGTGGATATCTTAAGCCGACTCGACCATCCAAATTTGGTGTCTTTGATTGGTTATTGTGCTGATGGGAAGCATCGGTTCTTAGTCTATGAATACATGCAAAAAGGGAACTTGCAAGATCATTTAAATGGTGGGTTtcgatttaaataataatttttttttaaaaattaaggggCTTGGATGAACGGTGCGTTTACTTGTGGTTAGCGTAAAAACAGCGGTGATGGTGGGATTAAATATTGTAGCGACACTGTAGGGtgagataaaaaaataagctaaacgcaccgcccgcccaaacccaccctaagtttaattataacatatataaacatttttaaatattatgaacATAAGTCAGATTAAGCCGAAAATGGTTTTGGGTTTGGCAAGTTCCTGTATTATAGAATTGGtttaaattagtctctatacgATTAAAATGAATAAGGTTAGTTCATgtattagtaaaaaaaatcaaataatgataaattttaatagagtTAGGATTCGTTGTTCCgttaaaatttagtcatattCAATTCTTGTTTTTAGTACGGAGattaaattgatctatttaataatagaaagatTGAATTAAACTAATCTTTATAATAGAGAAACTTGATAAgtaatttgattgattaaaaagtatttacagaaataaatcaaaaagttATTTATTGAGTGCTTTTTccgaaaataatttttaaccgTAACAACAATAGGTATTGGTGAAACAAAAATGGATTGGCCTTCAAGGTTGAAAGTGGCACTTGGTGCAGCTAGGGGGCTTGCTTACCTCCATTCAAGCTCTGCCGTTGGAATTTCAATTGTTCATAGAGATTTCAAGTCCACCAATGTCCTTCTCAATGCCAACTTTGAAGCGAAGGTAAGAGTATGATAGTGGTGGATAGAAGTTTTCATAGGTAGTATCGGATTGAGTTCGAGCCAGATTATCAATATCGtacataattatttaagttgAGTTTAATTCGAAATATGAACTTCAACTTTCGTCAAAATCAGTTTAGATTTGTAAATTGCTAACCCGagtttatttttagatttagtgtatttattaaaaaatattatttttatttaatgattagTAATTATATATGCAAACATTTTTACTAcaattagatttttttcttttctaaatttctGAACATAAATTACTTTaacacattttttaatttacattatattataacatatttagTTTTCATATAATACAAattacataaacataaaataaatgaagaaaaaccAACCATAGACCGTGGCatcctaaattttgaaaaatttccattatgccctttaaaattttaaaaaacttaattaagctctctaaatttttggaaattttcattaatcctctcaaaatttaaaattttattgaccctcaaagttttaaaaatatttaattagacctcccaaatttttttaaaattttcattagacCCTTCTAAACTTAATGAAATGTTTTGCCAttgattacaaaataaaaaaacgagtCAGGATTGAACTTTGAATATTAAAGTCCAAGTCCTACTCATGTTTCAAACAAGCTTAATTATTTTTGCCGAAGttcattttttaaacttaatatttttgcctGAACCTTCTTAAATAACATAcaagattttaagcttagacaGATAGCTCTACCGTTGAACAAGTTATAACTAACCCCCAACTTTGGTATTGTTTCCTATAGATATCCGATTTTGGATTGGCCAAATTGATGCCAGAGGGTCATGACATTTATGTGACAGCCAGAGTTCTTGGAACATTTGGTTACTTTGATCCTGAATATACATCAGTATGCTTTCTTTTtatgctttaaaattttacgatttttttAATCAACAAAAATTGAAAGTGATAGTCACGAACCTCAAAAGAATATTCATGAACCGTAAAATGGACAGAAAGAGTGCTCACGAATTTTGCTTTTTTTTGGATGACAGACGGGTAAACTAACTTTACGTAGTGATGTTTATGCATTCGGAGTGGTTCTTTTGGAGCTTTTAACGGGACGCAGAGCTGTTGACATAAACCAAGGACCAAATGATCAAAACCTTGTACTCCAAGTTCGTAAACGTTActtcttcattttttcaaaaaaaatctattcATGTCTGACACTCATGTTTAATACATATTtagttaatatgaaaatatgattatcCAAAACTCtctaaatacattaaaaaaaaagaataattgaACATTTCCGTCTTAGCCATATCAAGCGGTTGTGAATCTTGGTAATAAGTTTTGGGggcaaattaaatttttttttccaaaaattttaaggggtttaatgaaatttttttaaaaataagggatttaatcaatttttttaaaaattttaaggacataatgagaattttcaaaaattttaaatgcctggtgaaaatttccaaaaatttgGGAGCCAATGTCCCCTGGCTCCCATTTCTATCCGACCCTACGGTCGGGTTTGAGTAACTTAGAATGCAAACAGAATAATAAGTTGGTGATGCATGTTTCAGGTTAGGCATATATTGAATGATCGAAAGAAGTTACGTAAAGTGATTGATCCAGAGATGGCTCAGAGTTCATACACCATTGAATCTATAGCTATGTTCGCGAACCTGGCATCACGTTGCGTCCGTGTTGAGAGCGGAGAGCGGCCGTCGATGCCGGAATGTGTGAGAGAACTCCAACTTATTTTCAGCACAAATGCAAAAGGCCTAGGCATGGGTTTTAGGATGCGGTAAAGAgtttaaagaattgagaaaatacaaattttttttagcaGCACTGAAATTGtgtcatatgtatatatatatatatatgatacaaAGTTTAAAGAATTATGAGCAAAAAAAAATGCATTATCACTGTGCCAATTCGGTATCGAAAAATATCCGTGTAGGATCTGTGGACATCTAATTTTGTCCACTAagtgataatatattttaatatgtttaattgtaGTCTAGCATCACTTGTTTGTTTGTCAATGTTTTGCTTATTGGAGCTAAATGCATGCATTGATAATTTGTATACAATAttgtgaaatataaataaaattgtgaaCAAATTGCTCTCTTTTGCTCTTTTAAGTCCTTTTACCAATAAATGCCTACAAATTATAAAAGGTTTATTTAAGATTATAAATTCATtatcgattgagtcttagcatAGTTGGCATCGGCATTATTGCTGGTGCAAGAGGACGTAAGTTCGAAT
The sequence above is a segment of the Gossypium raimondii isolate GPD5lz chromosome 4, ASM2569854v1, whole genome shotgun sequence genome. Coding sequences within it:
- the LOC105779764 gene encoding probable serine/threonine-protein kinase PBL28, encoding MPFGLVSAWNKRRRSKSQDHTDPWVYKPVECWQIDGNHASRPMKRRHGSSVFTLKEMEEATGCFSDENLLGKGGFGRVYKGTLRSGEVVAIKKMDLPAFKEAEGEREFRVEVDILSRLDHPNLVSLIGYCADGKHRFLVYEYMQKGNLQDHLNGIGETKMDWPSRLKVALGAARGLAYLHSSSAVGISIVHRDFKSTNVLLNANFEAKISDFGLAKLMPEGHDIYVTARVLGTFGYFDPEYTSTGKLTLRSDVYAFGVVLLELLTGRRAVDINQGPNDQNLVLQVRHILNDRKKLRKVIDPEMAQSSYTIESIAMFANLASRCVRVESGERPSMPECVRELQLIFSTNAKGLGMGFRMR